Within Phycisphaerales bacterium, the genomic segment GTTCGCCCGTTGCGCTGGTCGCGCCAACCGACGGTACGGGACGGCTCCTGATCGTTGAGCAGCGCGGCTTGATTCGCATGGTTGACAGTGCCGGACAGTTGCTCGCAACGCCCTTTCTCGATCTTCAGGACCGTGTCCAGAGCAGCAGTTCGCCGGCGGAAGAGCGCGGGCTACTCGGGCTGGCGCTGCATCCCAGTTATGCCGTCAACGGACGCTTCTTCGTATTCTTCAACACAGCCCCCAGTAACGATGCGCCTACGGGCAGCGCGACCGAAGTGCGCCTGTCCGAGTTTCGCTTGCTGGCCGGAGACGGCAATCGTGGCGACCCCGCCAGCGAGCGTATCCTTCTGCGCATTGCCAAGCCGCAGAACAATCACAACGGCGGCCAACTCGCATTCGGGCCCGACGGCTACTTGTACGTCGGTCTCGGGGATGGCGGCGGTGCGGGCGACGTCGGCTTCGGCCACACACCGGATCTCGGCAACGCGCAGGATACGAGCAACCTGTTCGGCAGCATTCTGCGTCTCAACGTGGACAGCGGGAATCCGTACGCGATCCCGCCCGACAACCCGTTCGTCGCGAGCGCAACCGCCCGTGGGGAGATCTATGCCTACGGCCTGCGGAATCCGTGGCGGTTTTCCTTTGATGTCACGGCGAGCGGCACGCGACTCTTCGTCGCCGACGTGGGCCAGAACCTGATGGAGGAAGTGAACCTCGTCCGCGCGGGCGGCAACTACGGCTGGAATCGTAAGGAAGGCACGCTCTGCTTCGACCCTGCCAATCCGAACAGCCCGCCCGAGATCTGCCTCGACAACGCCCCCGATGGCGCGTTACTGGAGGCGCCCATCCTCGCTTACCGCCACACGGACGCGCTCGGCCGGGCTTTCGGCGCCGCGGTGGTGGGTGGGTACCTGTATCGCGGAACGGCCCTCCCTGGGCTGCGCGGGCGGTACGTGTTCGGCGATTACACCTCCGGTCTCACCGGACCCAACGGCAAGGTCTTCATTGCGTCCGAGGCCGTCGATGGGACGTGGTCGTTTGTGGAGGCGCGCATTGCTGATCGGACCAACGCGCGGTTGGGAGCAGCCGTGCTCGCATTCGGACGAGATGCCCACGGGGAGTTGTATATCCTGACACGCGGTGCACAGGGACCGACAGGCACAACGGGCGCTGTGCATCGCATCGTCGGTTTCGAGTAGCCCCGCCACGCATTGGAGAATCGGCGCCGGACCCGGGCTACGCCACGTGGCAATCGCTCGCGTCCGGCGCTGCGCCGGGCGCTGTGCGGCGGCCACCGGTAGCGGCGGCCTGAATTGCCGCGAGCGGGTTGTCATTGGCCTCTAGCATTACGCTCATTCGCACCAGTTCCGGCAAGGTTTCGGCCCCCATCTTACGCATGGCGCGGGCACGATAGGCCTCAACCGCTTTCCGCGTCAGTCCCAGGCGGACCGCCGTGGTCTTGTTCGGCAGGCCGCTCACGACACACTCCATGACAGCGCGCTCGCGTGCTGCCAGTGTGGCATGACGTGCGGAGAGAATCTGCAGTTGGGCGGCGCGTTGTGACGTATTTCGATCGTGCTCGCACGCCGCGTAGATCCGTTCCAGGACCTCCTGCTCAGGCGCCGGTTTCCCGAAAAAATCGAAGGCCCCCGCACGCATCGCGGCCAGTACGGTCGGGACATCCGGGGCTGAAGTATGCACGATTACGGGTGTTGCCGCCGGTTGGGTCCGCCAATGGCGCAAGAACTCGATCCCGGTCATCTCCGGTAAGCGCATTTCGATCAGAAGGCAGCCGCGTGGGGGTGATTTGCCGGCGGCCAGGAAATCACGCGGCGTAGCAAAGTCGTGACTGTTCAATCCCACCGTGCGGAAAAGCTTCGTCAGGGATTGACGCGTGGCGCGATCCGGGTCTATCAATGACACAGTCGGAAGGAACTCCATGGACGGACGTCCTCCGGGTACGCAACGCTGGCCAACAGGATGGAGTGGAACCCAAGCGCCCCGTCGAGTCGGTCGAGGAATCCCTTCGCGTTCCCCGGTCAGACTCGACCTGTAGTGCCCCAGCGACGCCGGAAACCGCTCATGCTAAAGCACAGTCTACCTCATGGGGTGTGGTCTTGAATACGGGTATTTGCCCCTATAACCATTCAGAATTGCCGGGGATTCCCCGTAGTGCCGGCCTGCTCATGACTGTCCTGCTGCTGATTTCCAGCGCCTGCGATGCACCTCGGAACGTTTCTCCGGGCGAAAATTCCGATCAGGCGACGCACAGCCGGCGCAGTCCGATGCCTCTGCCGCCCCAGACGCGCGCCGTGTGGGTCGCGCGCTTTCACTACGACGATGCGGCGTCGATCGAGCGTGTGCTCGACAACTGTGTCGCGGCCGGCTTTAACACGGTTTACTGGCAGGTACGGGGCGATGCCTCCGTCGCATATCCGTCACGGCTCGAACCCTGGACACGCGAGTACCGCCGTGATGATCCGGGATTTGACCCGTTTGCGGTCGCCGTGGCGGGTGCCCACACCCGCGGCCTGCGCATCGAGGCGTGGGTGAATACCTTGACCGGTTGGGCGGGTCAGGTCCCGCCACCGGAGAACCTCGAGCCACCGCACCTTTACTGGGCGCGGCCAAGTTGGTTCCTGCGCGACGCCACCGGTGCACCCCAGGCCCTGAACTCCCACTACGTGGGGCTCAACCCCTGCCTACCGGCGGTTCGCAATCACATCGCCGCACTTGTTCGCGAGATCGTGACCCGCTACGACGTGGACGGTATCCACCTCGACTACGTGCGCTACGTCTGGGATGACCAGCCCGGAGCGCTGACACGCTATCCGCAGGATCCGCTTACACTGGCACTTTACGCCCACGAAACCGGGCGCCGCCCCACGGACAGCCGAATCGCCTGGGACGCTTGGCGCGCGAACCAGATCACACGCTTGGTTGCGGCTGTGCGGGACGTGATGGACGAGGTGCGCCCCGGCGCCACGTTGACTGCCGCGGTGTGGCGGCATCCAGACGTGGCCTATCGCGAGTATTTGCAGAACGCTGCCCACTGGGTTCGCAGTGGACTCGTCGATGCCATTGCCCCGATGATGTACACCCGCACCACGCCACCGCTTGCAATTTATATCGCGAGCTATGCAGCCGCAGCACCCGGTCAGCGTGTCATCCCCGGCCTGGGGGTCTACATGCTCGAAACCGCGGCCGGGTTGCGTGAGCAGATGCAGCTTGCGAGCGACACCGGCCGCGACTTTGCATGGTTCTCTTACGAATCGATCTTTGACCTGCGGGCTGCGCGCACATCGACCACCCCCGGGGAGCGACAGGCGGCAGAGTTACGGGCCATGCGGCGCAGTGTACTGGCGGAGTTCATGCCGGTGCCGTAGCGCCGCGCGTTGATCCTCAGCGCTGCTCGTTTGCGGAAGATGTCACGGCTGTCGGGCTGTCCACCGCTGTGATACCCGGCAGGCGTGCGAAGCGCTCGAGCAATTGTTCTTCCAGCAGGGCATCCCGCCCGAGTGGTACCCAGATGCGAGCATTGCTGCGCGCCCCACGATCTCCGCGTACGGTCGGGGTATCCTCGTCGAAGATCCGAAGCGCACCGGAGGCCGTGGTAATCTGCCGCTCTGGCACGCTCAAACGGAACTTCTCCACTTGAACACGCACGGTGAACACGGTGTTCGGTGTATCTGTTTCATGATCCGCAGCAGGACGCCCGGCGTCCTGCGACTCCGCAGCGGTCGAGAAGTTGTCCGGCACGGAGGGTGGGCCGAAACTCAGTTCGCGAGCCAGCACCTCGACAGTTACGCGCCTTTGGATGGTGTGCAGACTCGATTCGAGGGCCTGGTATCCGCCCGGTGCGTCAACGCGCCAGAACTCGAACCATTGCCCGCTGGTCGTGGGGGTCGTCACGATCAACCCGCTGGCTCGATCCACATATTCCGGCAGCAGGTCAATCTGTCGCAGGACCGATACCGCGTCGTCGACAAAGATCGGCACGTCCGGGATCTGCAGGGTCCGCTGCGTAGGACTGGTGGGCGGCAGGGGCGCCTGGCAACCTGCCAGCAAGATCAGCAGGCCACCGACGGACAAGTAGCGGGCTCGGTGGGCCACGCGAATGGCGTTGGAGACGAACCTCGGGGCGGAGGGGCCGAATACACCATCTTTCACGTGAATTTGTGTGCGCATGCCGCGATAATAGAGTGGGTAACGGGTCACTGCCAAGCGCGACCGTTGCATGTCGGTCCGCATGCCAGGAATCTTCACAAAAATTCGTCCCGCGCTTACCCCGCTCCGCGGACATATTGCATCCTTGGAGATGGAAGCTGTCGTGTCCCCCTTCGGGAACCCGCGTCATCGGGTGTGGTGACGCGGGTTCTTTGCTTTCCGTCTATGGGCGCTCCGTGTTGGGGGCCCGCTCCACACGGGTCCGTGTACGTGCCGTGAGCATCTCCAGCAGGAACAGGCCGAACAGGGCAGTGGCGAGGAGCATGGCCAAATCGGGTGAGCCCCGGCCGGATTGCCGGCCCACAACGTCATGCACGAATCCTTCTGTGACCGTAACGATTTCCACATCCTCATGGCCGAGCAGGGTACGAAGCTCTGCCACGGTGATCGGTGACGAATCGAACTCGTCGGTAGGCCAGTTCACTGCATAGACCACATCGGGCGCGGCTCTGCTCGTCATGCTCACGCCGTAGAGGCCGGCAGCATCCGTCGGCCAATTTGATTGTGGAACACCATGCTCCAACCGGATCCAGGCGACAGACTCACCCGACTGGTCCAGGCGAGTGACACGGACCAGGCCCGTGGTAGGCAGGGCCGTGAACACGTCGCGCGCCACTGCGTGTGCCAGGAAGGCGGCTGTCGCGGTTGGGGGGCCCACCAACGACTCCACCTCTCGGTGCAACCACAGCAACAACGGTGCAGCCAGGGTACCGAGATCACTCCACTCGGGGTCTACCCCGGTCGCCAGGAGTGTAATGCGACCGGCTCCGAGGGACCGGTACAGCACCGCCGGCAATCCATCCCGAAATGTCGCGGCGATCCGGGTCTCGGGAACGGGCCCCGTGATGCGCAAACGCCGGTGGGCTCGGACCCACTGAAACATGCCCTGTTCTTCCGGTGAGAGCGGCAACGGCACACGTGGGTCCCAATACCAGCCGGTGGCCGGCGAGAGGAGCTCGGGCTGGGGTTGTTCCTCTGCGACCAAGCTGCGCAACCCCGGCCACTCCCCGTCTGCCTCGGCGGGTACCAGCCAGAGGGAGGCACCACGCTGCACCAGAGCGATGAGACCCTCCGTTATAGTGGGATCCCACTCCTGGCCGGCAAAGAGTACGAGCAGCGTTGGTATCTCTACCTCGCTGTAGTCCTGATTGCCGCGCGCAGCGGCTCCTGACTCTCCCGTGACGGCGAAGAGTCGCGCCGAGACTTCGGGTAACGTGAGTACTTCAGCCCGGACGCGCTGCCGTCCTTCCGGAAGTGTCTCTGGTGCGAGCATGTTCTTCAAAATTGCGGTTGCGGGATGGGTATCGTTCGCTCCTGACGGGGGGACAATCCAAACTTCAGGCGTCCGGGCACGCTCAAGGGCCACAAAGTACTGCTGATCGAATGGTTGTCCGTCCTCGGGCTCTGCCGCCACAACCAGCCCGTGTGGGCCGGTGCCGGCAGGTGGCGCCAGCAACGTGACGGTGGCGACCGAACCTGGCGGGACCTCAACAGGTGGGCTGCGGTCTACCGCCGCACCGCCAAAGTGTAAGACCAGGCGTGCGGTCGTGGCTGCGCCGCTGCCCCTGACACTCGCCAGCACCGGTACCTGTGTCGAGCTGGCATGCCGTCGTGTTGCCGCTTCCGCACGGACGACACCGATGTTCCCCGGCAAAGGGGTAGCAGGAATCACGACCCTCACCCGCACCTTCCGCAAAGAGGCGAGTAACGCCGGCTCGACTTCACGCCAGGCCCCGCGCCCCCCGTCTGTGAGAATCAGTAGCTCTGCCACCCCATCGGGTTCGGACAGTGCCAGCCGCGCCGCCGCTCGCAAGGCCCCCGTGAGGGGTCGCGCATGCGGTGGCAGGGGATGGGGGGCGCGCAGCTCGGCGGTAAGGACATCGATCGCGCGGGTGAGCACAGCGCCGACCTGATCGCCGCTGTAGAGCACGGCCAAGCTCCGCGAGGGTGGCCCGGAGCCGAGTTGAACCAGGGATTCCATGACTTGGGCGCGGGCCTCATCGAGAAACGTCCGATCTGAGGAGTACTCTGGGCGGGCCCGCATGCGCACGGCATCGTCGATGATCAGTAACTGGGGACCTGACCTTCCATCAAGGGTGTCCGTTCCCGCCGTGCGACAATTAGGGCCGGCGAGCAGCAGTACCGCCGTCGCCAGCAGTGCGGCACGGGTAAACAACAGCAACAGGTTGCGTACCCGATGTGCGCGTTGACCGCTGGTGAGCGCCGTGCGCATCAGTGCCAGCGCGGGGAACCTCAGCGGGCGCGGCTGCGGCCGCAGCAGCAGATGCACGATCGGCGGCAACGTCAGGGCGAGCAGCCCCCAAAGCAGCATGGGGTAGGCAAATTGGATCATGGCACCACGGGCTCAGCGCCCGCACGAATGATAACGTGACCTCCGAGCTTGTAACGCCATCATCATTTTCCCCTGTACAGGCCGGAGCCGGGTTGCTACCCTCGCAGCTAGAGGATCCGTTCACAATCCCTTGGTCCGGCGGCGCGAATTCAACATGAATGTCGAACCCTTTCAGACGGCCGAAGGCAGCGAATTTCCACATTGTCGCCAGCTTTCGATTTTTCTTGAGAACCGTGTCGGACAATTGCTGCGGATCACGCGGCTGCTGGAAGACGAGCCCGTCCATATTCTCGGGCTCTCGGTCGATGCCTCGGTCGATTGTGCGATCGTGCGCCTGCTGGTTGATCATCCTGACCTGGCTCAGCAGATTCTCAGCGACGCCCGTTTTCCACTGAGCGAGAGCGAGATCCTCGTGGTCGAGCTGCCGACCGGTAAACGCGGGATTCTGACCATCTGCAGTGCCCTCATCTCCGCCGAGGTCAACATCAACTACGTGTATACCGTCTACGTACCTCGCACCCAGCAACCGTGCCTTGCGATCCAAGTCGACAACCTGCCAGCTTCGATCCCGGTTCTGCAGGCCAAGAAGTTCCGCGTGCTCGATCAGAGCGAACTGTAGAGCAAGCGATGCGCCCACCTCGCTTGCCGCCCGAACTGCACGCATGGCGTATGTCGGACGGCTACACCCTGCACGGCCGCCTCTGGCAGCCACCGCCGGATGTCCCGCTACGCGGAGCGGTACTCTATCTGCATGGCATCCAATCGCACGGGGGTTGGTTTGAGCCCTCTGCCGCTGTACTTGCCGAGCGCGGCATCGCCGTCCTCCTGCCGGATCGGCGCGGGAGTGGGCGGAATGCGCCTCCACGGGGGGACGTACGTTCCGGGCAGCGCTGGCTCGCTGATCTCGACGAGTTGTACAGCGCGCTCCAGGCACGCTGGCCCGGCGTCGAAACGGGAATCGTCGGAGTGAGTTGGGGGGGCAAGCTGGCCGCGGCCTGGAGCTTGCGCCGGCCTGCGGCCTGTGCGCCTGCTATTGGTCACGCCCGGGATCTTCGCGGCCGTGGATGTCGGCTGGGCAGTACGCCTGCGAATTGCCACGGCGCTGTTGTTTCGCCCTGCGGCGCCCTTCGAGATCCCCCTCTCAGATCCGGCGCTCTTCACCGCGAACCCGGCTGCTCAGGAGTTCATCGCCGCGGACACCGACAAGTTGACCCACGCCACAGCGCGTTTTTTCTTTCACTCCCTGCAGTTGGATCGCGCGGTGCAGTCCGCGCCGCGCCGTGCGTTGGCGCCCGAGGTCACACTATACCTCGCCGAGTACGACCGCATCATCCGCAACGAGCCCACGGTTGCGTGGGTGCAACGGGTTGCAGCCCACGCCGCACGCGTCCATCTGTTTCCCGGTACCAGTCACACGTTGGAGTTCGAGCCGGAACCGGCGGCATTCCTGGATGCGGTGGGGGGCTGGGCAGATCGCTTCGGCGCCCCGGGCGGGTGCGCATGATCCATGGCCGGCCGGCTGGCCGCCAATGTGCGGTTTTTGGCCATTCTTCCGGGCGGAGTTAACGCGCAGCGGGGCACCGCGCTTGCAACGCAGTCGCCGTGGAGCCATGCTGCCGACTAAGCAGTGACTTTGAACGGAGGCGCCAGTTCCGGGAGGGACGCATGAGCGTCATATCCGCGGCGGCCCGCACACACCTGCGCTGGGCGTTGATCGACGGCATCGGACCGTTGACCTTCGGCCGCCTGCTCATCCAGTTCGGCGACGCCGAGCGCGCCGGTGCGGCTACGGCTTCCGAACTCCAATTGGTACCAGGTATTGGCCCGGGTAAAGCGGAAAACATTCTCCGGGCCCGGGACAACGCCGTGGTCGAACAGGAACTGGAGGCGGCCGAGCAACACGGCGTGCGGATCGTGTGTCGGGCGGATGCGGACTACCCACCCGGGCTGCGGCAGATCCCCGATGCCCCCATCGTACTCTTCGTGAAGGGCGAGTTACGGCCGACGGATGCCATCGCGGTAGCAATTGTCGGCAGTCGCCGCTGTACCCTCTATGGCAGCGAGCAGGCGCGCCGGTTCGGGGAGTTGCTTGCCGGTGCGGGCTTTACCGTCGTGAGCGGCCTCGCCCGGGGGATTGATGCATTTGCCCACCACGGGGCTGTGGATGCGGGCGGCCGTTCCGTGGCGGTCATGGGCCGCGGCCTGGATGCGATTTATCCGCCTGAGAATGCGGCACTGGCCGCGAAACTGCTCGACCACGGCGCCTGGATCAGTGAACTGCCCATCGCGGCTTCCGTACGGGCGGAGAACTTCCCCGGCCGTAACCGGATCATCGCCGGGATGACGCTCGGAACCATCGTCATCGAGGCCGGGCACCGCAGCGGCGCCCTGATTACGGCGCGCTTCGCGAGCGAATACAACCGCGAAGTCTTCGCCGTACCGGGGCGGGTACAGGATCCCATGTCGATGGGAACCAATGCACTGATCCGCGACAGCGGCGCGAAGCTGGTGACCTGCCTCGAAGATGTGCTCGCGGAGCTTGGTGACGTCGGCGTGCATATGCGGCCGGTGCTGGATCTGCCCGAGTCCACTTATTCCGCCGCGCGGGCCGCCCGATCGGGGCGGTCGACCGACATCACGCCGTCACGGATGGACGAGAAGACCACCGGAACGGATGCACCCGCAGGTGCGGCGCGGAAGTCGCCACCTGGTTCCGGTCCGTCCGTGCCACTTTCGGTGGCGGAACAGCGTGTCTTCGACGTCCTCGGGTTCGATCCGCTCTTGCAGGACGCGGTGATCCGGCTGGCCGAGTTGCCAGCGGGCGAAGTCCTGGCAGCACTGACGACGCTTGAGTTGAAAGGGCGTGTGAAGAGACTGCCGGGCAACGTGGTTGTACGCCACGGCGTGGCGTAGGATCACGCGTGAATTGCCTCTCCCACTTCAACTTCAACCACCTTGACTGCGCAACGTTGGTGTCGTGCCGGAGTGTTCGGCATCTGGGGCCCCCGGCTCCTGCAAGGCAGTGCGCAGAGCATCGAGCAGCAACGTCGCACCCGGCAGGGGTTCGTCCTGGGCGACGGGCGCGGTCGTCGGGTGCTCGTTTCCCTCACTCTCCGGGGCAGGATGAAAACGGAATGTCGTCAGTTGCCCGATGAGTTCTGGCCCGGGCCGCAGTGTGCCTGCGAAGCGGTCCCACTCCCCACGCTTCTCGGCCGTCAGTCCCGCGTGCCACGCGAGATAGGTGTGCAGCGGTTGGCCGGTCAGCACGGTGCGCCCCAGATGGGCAGACTGCCACGCCTCGTCGGGCTGTACCCAAAACGCGTAGAGGACCCGCGGTGGCAGGGCTTCGGGTTTTGTGGGACTTGATTCCCACACGAGCGTGCCGGCTGTATCGCCGGGTTCCCACCGGCCGTTGTGCGCCAATGGTTCGACCGCGAGTTCCCACTCGATGCGCACCTGCGGACCGAACGAGAAATCCGGTTGAACAACATTGAAGGCGGCCACCAACGCTTCCTCGGACAGGCCGAGCGCAGTTCGCCCTGGTAGCAGAATCTCATCATCGAGTGCGCCGGGATTGTGGCGCAGCCGATCCAGCCACGGGGGGTAGGGGCCATCCGCTGAGTGGCCCAGAGCGACGGCGGCCTTGCGCACGGCGCCACAGAGCAGGGTCTCCCAGAACTGGTCCTGGTTGAGGTTGAGGCGGGCGGCCTCTTCCGGGCGCAGGTAGCCACGGTCCAGCAGCCAGAGCATGGCGCGCGCCAGTTCGTGATCGGCGATGCGTCCACCGGGTGAGATGCTGTGCTCAGCCAGTACGCCGTCGTTTTCAAAGCCCGCATGGGCGAGTGCAATGAGATGCCCGAAGCCATCGCGCAGCAGGAGCGTGGCGCTCAGCAGGT encodes:
- a CDS encoding response regulator transcription factor, yielding MSLIDPDRATRQSLTKLFRTVGLNSHDFATPRDFLAAGKSPPRGCLLIEMRLPEMTGIEFLRHWRTQPAATPVIVHTSAPDVPTVLAAMRAGAFDFFGKPAPEQEVLERIYAACEHDRNTSQRAAQLQILSARHATLAARERAVMECVVSGLPNKTTAVRLGLTRKAVEAYRARAMRKMGAETLPELVRMSVMLEANDNPLAAIQAAATGGRRTAPGAAPDASDCHVA
- a CDS encoding family 10 glycosylhydrolase is translated as MPLPPQTRAVWVARFHYDDAASIERVLDNCVAAGFNTVYWQVRGDASVAYPSRLEPWTREYRRDDPGFDPFAVAVAGAHTRGLRIEAWVNTLTGWAGQVPPPENLEPPHLYWARPSWFLRDATGAPQALNSHYVGLNPCLPAVRNHIAALVREIVTRYDVDGIHLDYVRYVWDDQPGALTRYPQDPLTLALYAHETGRRPTDSRIAWDAWRANQITRLVAAVRDVMDEVRPGATLTAAVWRHPDVAYREYLQNAAHWVRSGLVDAIAPMMYTRTTPPLAIYIASYAAAAPGQRVIPGLGVYMLETAAGLREQMQLASDTGRDFAWFSYESIFDLRAARTSTTPGERQAAELRAMRRSVLAEFMPVP
- a CDS encoding BatA domain-containing protein; translated protein: MIQFAYPMLLWGLLALTLPPIVHLLLRPQPRPLRFPALALMRTALTSGQRAHRVRNLLLLFTRAALLATAVLLLAGPNCRTAGTDTLDGRSGPQLLIIDDAVRMRARPEYSSDRTFLDEARAQVMESLVQLGSGPPSRSLAVLYSGDQVGAVLTRAIDVLTAELRAPHPLPPHARPLTGALRAAARLALSEPDGVAELLILTDGGRGAWREVEPALLASLRKVRVRVVIPATPLPGNIGVVRAEAATRRHASSTQVPVLASVRGSGAATTARLVLHFGGAAVDRSPPVEVPPGSVATVTLLAPPAGTGPHGLVVAAEPEDGQPFDQQYFVALERARTPEVWIVPPSGANDTHPATAILKNMLAPETLPEGRQRVRAEVLTLPEVSARLFAVTGESGAAARGNQDYSEVEIPTLLVLFAGQEWDPTITEGLIALVQRGASLWLVPAEADGEWPGLRSLVAEEQPQPELLSPATGWYWDPRVPLPLSPEEQGMFQWVRAHRRLRITGPVPETRIAATFRDGLPAVLYRSLGAGRITLLATGVDPEWSDLGTLAAPLLLWLHREVESLVGPPTATAAFLAHAVARDVFTALPTTGLVRVTRLDQSGESVAWIRLEHGVPQSNWPTDAAGLYGVSMTSRAAPDVVYAVNWPTDEFDSSPITVAELRTLLGHEDVEIVTVTEGFVHDVVGRQSGRGSPDLAMLLATALFGLFLLEMLTARTRTRVERAPNTERP
- a CDS encoding PQQ-dependent sugar dehydrogenase, which translates into the protein MVLVVRIDSSQIRTGGLIVGLAAVALGIVAGCPLPTPPTPSGPLLTLTEVATGLGSPVALVAPTDGTGRLLIVEQRGLIRMVDSAGQLLATPFLDLQDRVQSSSSPAEERGLLGLALHPSYAVNGRFFVFFNTAPSNDAPTGSATEVRLSEFRLLAGDGNRGDPASERILLRIAKPQNNHNGGQLAFGPDGYLYVGLGDGGGAGDVGFGHTPDLGNAQDTSNLFGSILRLNVDSGNPYAIPPDNPFVASATARGEIYAYGLRNPWRFSFDVTASGTRLFVADVGQNLMEEVNLVRAGGNYGWNRKEGTLCFDPANPNSPPEICLDNAPDGALLEAPILAYRHTDALGRAFGAAVVGGYLYRGTALPGLRGRYVFGDYTSGLTGPNGKVFIASEAVDGTWSFVEARIADRTNARLGAAVLAFGRDAHGELYILTRGAQGPTGTTGAVHRIVGFE
- the dprA gene encoding DNA-protecting protein DprA, which produces MSVISAAARTHLRWALIDGIGPLTFGRLLIQFGDAERAGAATASELQLVPGIGPGKAENILRARDNAVVEQELEAAEQHGVRIVCRADADYPPGLRQIPDAPIVLFVKGELRPTDAIAVAIVGSRRCTLYGSEQARRFGELLAGAGFTVVSGLARGIDAFAHHGAVDAGGRSVAVMGRGLDAIYPPENAALAAKLLDHGAWISELPIAASVRAENFPGRNRIIAGMTLGTIVIEAGHRSGALITARFASEYNREVFAVPGRVQDPMSMGTNALIRDSGAKLVTCLEDVLAELGDVGVHMRPVLDLPESTYSAARAARSGRSTDITPSRMDEKTTGTDAPAGAARKSPPGSGPSVPLSVAEQRVFDVLGFDPLLQDAVIRLAELPAGEVLAALTTLELKGRVKRLPGNVVVRHGVA
- a CDS encoding alpha/beta hydrolase; translation: MDVGWAVRLRIATALLFRPAAPFEIPLSDPALFTANPAAQEFIAADTDKLTHATARFFFHSLQLDRAVQSAPRRALAPEVTLYLAEYDRIIRNEPTVAWVQRVAAHAARVHLFPGTSHTLEFEPEPAAFLDAVGGWADRFGAPGGCA